The following proteins come from a genomic window of Micromonospora echinofusca:
- a CDS encoding geranylgeranyl reductase family protein has product MIVWDLAVVGAGPAGLTAARAAARAGLRTLVVERAAHPRYKTCGGGLIGTSLAAVAGRIEVPAHDRVDRVTFTRDGRRGFTRHHRGGPLVSMVRREEFDDRLRAAAVAAGAEVRERVAVRAVEQDPDVVRLRLADGDTVHARAVIGADGSSGVTARHVGARYRQVDLGLELELPVPPREQARWRGRLLLDWGRLPGSYAWVFPKGDRLTVGVIAARGEGERTRAYLRGFVERLGLATVSPAHDSGHLTRCRTEDSPLRRGRVLVAGDAAGLLEPWSREGISYALRSGALAGAAVASGDLAGYERAVDRDLVPSMRAGHRLLDVFARRPEVFHALLATPPGWRMFVRFCQGRASFDETLDRAPVRAALALLDR; this is encoded by the coding sequence GTGATCGTCTGGGATCTCGCCGTCGTCGGCGCCGGCCCCGCCGGGCTCACCGCCGCCCGTGCCGCCGCCCGCGCCGGCCTGCGCACGCTGGTCGTCGAGCGCGCCGCACACCCGCGCTACAAGACCTGCGGGGGCGGCCTGATCGGCACGTCCCTGGCGGCGGTGGCCGGCCGGATCGAGGTGCCGGCGCACGACCGGGTCGACCGGGTGACGTTCACCCGGGACGGGCGGCGTGGGTTCACCCGCCACCATCGCGGCGGGCCGCTGGTGAGCATGGTGCGCCGGGAGGAGTTCGACGACCGGCTGCGCGCCGCCGCGGTCGCCGCCGGCGCCGAGGTCCGTGAGCGGGTCGCGGTCCGCGCCGTCGAGCAGGACCCCGACGTCGTACGCCTCAGGCTCGCCGACGGGGACACGGTGCACGCGCGGGCGGTGATCGGGGCGGACGGTTCCTCGGGCGTGACCGCACGGCACGTGGGGGCCCGTTACCGGCAGGTGGACCTGGGGCTGGAGCTGGAACTGCCCGTGCCGCCGCGGGAGCAGGCCCGTTGGCGGGGCCGCCTCCTGCTGGACTGGGGTCGGCTGCCGGGCTCGTACGCCTGGGTCTTCCCGAAGGGCGACCGGCTGACGGTCGGCGTGATCGCGGCCCGGGGTGAGGGGGAGCGGACCAGGGCCTACCTGCGGGGGTTCGTCGAGCGGCTGGGCCTGGCCACGGTGTCGCCGGCGCACGACTCCGGTCACCTGACGCGCTGCCGGACGGAGGACTCGCCGCTGCGCCGGGGCCGGGTGCTGGTCGCGGGCGACGCGGCCGGGCTGCTGGAGCCGTGGAGCCGGGAGGGGATCAGCTACGCGCTGCGTTCCGGCGCGCTGGCCGGCGCGGCGGTCGCGTCCGGTGACCTGGCGGGGTACGAGCGCGCGGTCGACCGGGACCTGGTGCCGTCGATGCGCGCCGGGCATCGGCTGCTCGACGTGTTCGCCCGGCGGCCGGAGGTCTTCCACGCGTTGTTGGCCACCCCGCCGGGCTGGCGGATGTTCGTGCGGTTCTGTCAGGGCCGGGCGAGCTTCGACGAGACGCTGGACCGCGCCCCGGTCCGGGCGGCCCTGGCGCTGCTGGACCGGTAG